In Desulfovibrio aminophilus, a single window of DNA contains:
- a CDS encoding transporter substrate-binding domain-containing protein, with protein MRKCCTSSPTEGMAQAAAVLLLLFLATAPAVVRADPPAHEPPRQTVVIGGDIHYPPYEFLDENGEPSGFNVELSRAVAKAAGLDIKIRLGLWKSMRQDMENGDIDVLQGMSYSLERAKTLSFSAPYTTVAYSIFARDDSPSAASLHDLRGKAVLVEEGGAMYDFLSHSSPGIILIPTYNHENALRRLAAGHADFALVAEAAGRYMARKFDLDVHPVSTPVSLEQYCYAARKDKAEVLAKLSKGLETLKTSGEYRKLSDKWLTFPERDQIPWRSALKYGAMLLAPLLAILIGSLVWSRMLRREVAARTAELKEEVRKHREAKRQLEENQKLIIHSDRMATLGVMASGIAHEINNPNGLMLMNLPIVLEAYEDIQDILQGHYGRHGDFSMGGLPYSRMRDEVPQMLTDLMESADRIRTIIHDLKEYARKSGRTDMEPLDMNQLVQTSLRFVSNAVKRATDNLSVRYADDLPPVFGNARQIQQVIINLLLNACEALDNRRKGIEVATSYDERLNAVVVTVRDEGVGISPADLDHITDPFFTTKREQGGTGLGLSVSAGIAKAHYGTMDFESAPGAGTTVTLSLPAHTSSDNAPA; from the coding sequence ATGCGGAAATGCTGCACCTCGTCGCCGACCGAGGGAATGGCCCAGGCGGCGGCCGTCCTGCTGCTTCTCTTCCTCGCCACAGCTCCGGCCGTGGTGCGCGCCGATCCTCCGGCCCACGAGCCTCCCCGCCAGACCGTGGTCATCGGCGGGGACATCCACTATCCTCCCTATGAATTCCTGGACGAAAACGGCGAGCCGAGCGGCTTCAACGTGGAGCTGAGCCGGGCCGTGGCCAAGGCCGCCGGGCTGGACATCAAGATCCGCCTCGGGCTCTGGAAGTCCATGCGCCAGGACATGGAGAACGGCGACATCGACGTGCTCCAGGGCATGTCCTACTCCCTGGAGCGGGCCAAGACCCTCAGCTTTTCGGCCCCATACACCACGGTGGCCTACTCCATCTTCGCCCGCGACGACTCGCCCTCGGCCGCCTCCCTGCACGACCTCAGAGGCAAGGCCGTCCTGGTGGAGGAGGGCGGGGCCATGTACGATTTCCTCTCCCACTCCTCCCCGGGCATCATCCTCATTCCGACCTACAACCACGAGAACGCCCTGCGGCGGCTGGCCGCCGGACACGCCGACTTCGCTCTCGTGGCCGAGGCCGCCGGGCGATACATGGCGAGAAAATTCGACCTGGACGTGCACCCCGTGTCCACGCCCGTCTCCCTGGAACAGTATTGCTACGCCGCCCGCAAGGACAAGGCCGAGGTGCTGGCGAAGCTCAGCAAGGGGCTCGAAACCCTCAAGACCAGCGGGGAATACCGGAAGCTGAGCGACAAGTGGTTGACCTTCCCGGAGCGGGACCAGATTCCCTGGCGCTCGGCCCTCAAGTACGGCGCGATGCTCTTGGCCCCGCTCCTGGCGATCCTCATCGGCAGCCTGGTCTGGTCGCGCATGCTGCGCAGGGAGGTCGCCGCCCGGACGGCCGAATTGAAGGAGGAGGTGCGCAAGCATCGCGAGGCGAAGCGGCAGCTGGAGGAGAACCAGAAGCTCATCATCCACTCCGACCGCATGGCCACCCTGGGGGTCATGGCCTCGGGCATCGCCCATGAGATCAACAACCCCAACGGGCTGATGCTGATGAATCTGCCCATCGTTCTCGAAGCCTACGAGGACATTCAGGACATTCTCCAAGGCCATTATGGGCGGCACGGCGACTTCTCCATGGGCGGCCTGCCGTATTCCAGGATGCGCGACGAGGTGCCGCAGATGCTCACCGACCTGATGGAGAGCGCGGACCGCATCCGCACCATCATCCACGACCTCAAGGAATACGCGCGCAAGAGCGGCCGCACGGACATGGAGCCGCTGGACATGAACCAGCTCGTGCAGACCTCGCTGCGCTTCGTGAGCAACGCGGTGAAGAGGGCCACCGACAACCTCTCGGTCCGCTACGCCGACGACCTGCCGCCGGTCTTCGGCAACGCCCGCCAGATCCAGCAGGTGATCATCAACCTCCTGCTCAACGCCTGCGAGGCGTTGGACAACCGGCGCAAGGGCATTGAGGTGGCCACCTCCTACGACGAACGGCTGAACGCCGTGGTGGTCACGGTGCGGGACGAGGGCGTGGGCATCAGCCCGGCGGACCTCGACCACATCACCGACCCCTTCTTCACCACCAAGCGGGAACAGGGCGGCACCGGCCTCGGCCTCTCCGTCTCGGCCGGGATCGCCAAGGCCCACTACGGCACCATGGACTTCGAATCGGCTCCCGGCGCGGGCACCACGGTCACGCTCTCGCTGCCCGCCCACACCTCTTCCGACAACGCGCCGGCCTGA
- a CDS encoding dicarboxylate/amino acid:cation symporter: MKLWMKILIGMAAGTLFGLLFKAGVPYVEPLGALFIKGIKLLIVPLVFASLVTGMTSMENIRQLGRISLKTFTIYMATTACAVSVGLFMSWAFQPGAGMGLAAPQDAAAKVPPSVVETLLDMVPANPLAGMVEGNILQIITFAILLGLSMNLAGQKSEPVRRFCESLAEIMYSMTSIVISFAPVGVFALMAKVVAQYGLEALLPLAKIIFLVYGGCLLHMVLVYGGSVGLLARLNPLRFFRGSLDAQLVAFSTSSSSGTLPATIRCAEQNLGVSKSVASFVLPLGATINMDGTAIYQGVCAVFVAQAYGVDLTVANYATIVLTATLASIGTAGVPGAGLIMLSLILSSIGLPMEGLALIAGIDRILDMARTTVNVTGDAMTALLVAKSEGELDMAVYEANGTAAEDSATAQ, from the coding sequence ATGAAGCTCTGGATGAAGATCCTCATCGGCATGGCCGCCGGAACGCTCTTCGGCCTCCTGTTCAAGGCCGGAGTCCCCTACGTGGAGCCCCTGGGCGCCCTGTTCATCAAGGGGATCAAGCTGCTCATCGTTCCCCTGGTCTTCGCCTCGCTGGTCACCGGCATGACCAGCATGGAGAACATCCGCCAACTCGGCCGGATCAGCCTGAAGACCTTCACCATCTACATGGCCACCACGGCCTGCGCGGTCAGCGTGGGCCTGTTCATGAGCTGGGCCTTCCAGCCCGGGGCGGGCATGGGCCTGGCCGCGCCCCAGGACGCGGCCGCCAAGGTTCCGCCATCCGTGGTCGAAACCCTGCTCGACATGGTTCCGGCCAATCCCCTGGCGGGCATGGTCGAGGGCAACATCCTCCAGATCATCACCTTCGCCATCCTGCTCGGCCTGTCCATGAACCTCGCCGGGCAGAAGTCCGAGCCCGTGCGCCGGTTCTGCGAATCCCTGGCGGAGATCATGTACTCCATGACCTCCATCGTCATCTCCTTCGCCCCGGTGGGCGTCTTCGCGCTCATGGCCAAGGTCGTGGCCCAGTACGGCCTGGAGGCGCTCCTGCCCCTGGCCAAGATCATCTTCCTGGTCTACGGCGGCTGCCTCCTGCACATGGTCCTGGTCTACGGCGGAAGCGTCGGGCTCCTGGCCCGGCTCAACCCCCTGCGCTTCTTCCGGGGCAGCCTCGACGCCCAGCTGGTGGCCTTCTCCACCAGCTCCAGCTCGGGCACCCTGCCCGCCACCATCCGCTGCGCGGAGCAGAACCTCGGCGTCTCCAAGTCCGTGGCCAGCTTCGTGCTTCCCCTGGGGGCCACCATCAACATGGACGGCACGGCCATCTACCAGGGCGTCTGCGCCGTGTTCGTAGCCCAGGCCTACGGCGTGGACCTGACCGTGGCCAACTACGCGACCATCGTGCTCACCGCCACGCTGGCCTCCATCGGCACGGCCGGGGTGCCCGGAGCGGGCCTGATCATGCTCTCGCTGATCCTCTCCTCCATCGGCCTGCCCATGGAGGGACTGGCGCTCATCGCGGGCATCGACCGCATCCTGGACATGGCCCGCACCACGGTCAACGTCACCGGCGACGCCATGACGGCCCTGCTGGTGGCCAAGAGCGAAGGCGAATTGGACATGGCGGTCTATGAGGCGAACGGGACCGCGGCCGAGGATTCGGCCACCGCGCAATGA
- a CDS encoding fumarate reductase iron-sulfur subunit produces MARMLHFNIFRYNPLLRGGRPEMRGYQLNETESMTIFIALNRLREEQDPSLKFDFCCRAGICGACAMVINGRPGLACHTKTRDLPEEITLLPLPFFKCIGDLSVDTGVWFQQMNRRVESWVHTDTDFDPLGPEERMDNETAEAIYELDRCIECGCCVAACGTARMREDFLGAAALNRIARFIIDPRDKRTDQDYFDVIGTDHGIFGCMGLLACEDVCPKHLPLQDQLGFLRRKMGMHAFREMFRGRRKGQAA; encoded by the coding sequence ATGGCCCGTATGCTTCACTTCAACATCTTCCGCTACAATCCCCTGCTGCGCGGGGGCAGGCCCGAGATGCGCGGCTACCAGCTGAATGAAACCGAGAGCATGACGATCTTCATCGCCCTGAACCGGCTGCGGGAGGAACAGGACCCCTCCCTGAAGTTCGACTTCTGCTGCCGGGCGGGCATCTGCGGGGCCTGCGCCATGGTCATCAACGGCCGCCCCGGCCTGGCCTGCCACACCAAGACCCGCGACCTGCCGGAGGAGATCACTCTCCTGCCGCTGCCCTTCTTCAAGTGCATCGGCGACCTGTCCGTGGACACCGGGGTCTGGTTCCAGCAGATGAACCGCCGGGTGGAGTCCTGGGTCCACACCGACACGGACTTCGATCCCCTGGGCCCGGAAGAACGCATGGACAACGAGACCGCCGAGGCCATCTACGAACTCGACCGCTGCATCGAGTGCGGCTGCTGCGTGGCGGCCTGCGGCACGGCCAGGATGCGCGAGGACTTCCTCGGCGCGGCGGCCCTGAACCGCATCGCCCGCTTCATCATCGACCCGCGCGACAAGCGCACCGACCAGGACTACTTCGACGTCATCGGCACCGACCACGGCATCTTCGGCTGCATGGGCCTGCTGGCCTGCGAGGACGTCTGTCCCAAGCACCTGCCCCTGCAGGACCAGCTCGGCTTCCTGCGACGCAAGATGGGCATGCACGCCTTCCGGGAGATGTTCCGGGGACGGCGGAAAGGGCAAGCGGCGTGA
- a CDS encoding arylsulfatase, translating into MSRLRRFLVSSGAAALLLLFAGSGFAADKPNILFMLVDNLGYGELGVYGGGILRGAPTPRIDTLAAQGLRLLNFNVEAQCTPTRSALMTGRYSIRSGTYEVPIGGGPDGLTLWEVTLAELLSGRGYATGIWGKWHLGSSEERFPTHQGFDEWYGIPRSYDECLWPSTGETNGLWPSVGRRQGWDPKVAEPEYIHEARKGEKARRLKPLDVEQRRLMEAEITRRCIEFMRRQVNAGKPFFAYVSFSLMHLPTLPNPEFAGSTGNGDWADCLAEMDHRVGRLLDTLKSLGVEKNTLVVFASDNGPEATHPWEGSAGPWRGTYFTAMEGSLRTPFILRWPGRVPAGRVSNEIVHVVDCFTTLARVGGAEIPGDRAIDGVDQTPFFLGATEHSAREAFPAYVADRFSAVKWRNWKVHFIWQENMYDTPQRLPVPKLVNLLTDPREERDVGAQNSWVAAAIQKVVGEWTAGLKKYPPIPAGTPDPYQPPY; encoded by the coding sequence ATGTCCAGACTCCGGCGGTTCCTCGTCTCCTCCGGCGCGGCCGCGCTGCTCCTGCTCTTCGCGGGGAGCGGCTTCGCGGCCGACAAGCCGAACATCCTCTTCATGCTCGTGGACAACCTGGGCTACGGCGAGCTGGGCGTCTACGGCGGCGGCATCCTGCGGGGCGCGCCCACGCCGCGCATCGACACCCTCGCGGCGCAGGGCCTGCGGCTCCTGAACTTCAACGTCGAGGCCCAGTGCACGCCCACGCGCTCGGCGCTCATGACCGGCCGCTACTCCATCCGCTCGGGGACCTATGAGGTGCCCATCGGCGGCGGGCCGGACGGTCTGACCCTCTGGGAGGTCACCCTGGCGGAGTTGCTCTCCGGCCGGGGATACGCCACCGGCATCTGGGGCAAGTGGCACCTGGGCAGTTCCGAGGAGCGCTTTCCCACGCACCAGGGCTTCGACGAGTGGTACGGCATTCCCCGCTCCTACGACGAGTGCCTGTGGCCCTCCACCGGCGAGACGAACGGCCTCTGGCCCTCGGTGGGCAGGCGCCAGGGCTGGGACCCGAAGGTGGCCGAGCCCGAGTACATCCACGAGGCGCGCAAGGGGGAAAAGGCCCGGCGGCTGAAACCGCTGGACGTGGAACAGCGGCGGCTCATGGAGGCGGAGATCACCCGCCGCTGCATCGAGTTCATGCGGCGGCAGGTCAACGCGGGCAAGCCCTTCTTCGCCTACGTCTCCTTTTCGCTCATGCACCTGCCCACCCTGCCGAACCCCGAGTTCGCGGGCTCCACGGGCAACGGCGACTGGGCCGACTGCCTGGCCGAGATGGACCACCGGGTGGGCCGGCTCCTGGACACCCTCAAGTCCCTGGGCGTGGAGAAGAACACCCTGGTCGTCTTCGCCAGCGACAACGGGCCGGAGGCCACCCACCCCTGGGAGGGCTCGGCCGGGCCGTGGCGCGGAACCTATTTCACGGCCATGGAAGGCTCCCTGCGGACGCCGTTCATCCTGCGCTGGCCCGGCAGGGTTCCTGCCGGACGGGTGAGCAACGAGATCGTGCACGTGGTGGACTGCTTCACCACCCTGGCCAGGGTGGGCGGGGCGGAGATCCCCGGCGACCGGGCCATCGACGGCGTGGACCAGACGCCCTTCTTCCTCGGGGCCACGGAGCATTCCGCCCGGGAGGCGTTTCCGGCCTACGTGGCCGACCGCTTCTCGGCCGTCAAATGGCGCAACTGGAAGGTCCACTTCATCTGGCAGGAGAACATGTACGACACGCCGCAGCGGCTGCCGGTGCCCAAGCTCGTGAACCTGCTGACGGACCCCCGGGAGGAGCGCGACGTGGGGGCCCAGAACTCCTGGGTCGCGGCCGCCATCCAGAAGGTCGTCGGGGAATGGACGGCCGGCCTGAAGAAGTACCCGCCCATCCCGGCGGGAACCCCGGACCCGTACCAGCCGCCCTATTGA
- a CDS encoding methyl-accepting chemotaxis protein, with translation MRCSIKTKLIAGLLTVVLLIMAGLFAFVGANFSEQAREAAIRGARGEMVQVESAITLFLDESLMNVEIVARHPLAARADEVTTSYLQTTERRMAQADPGDLVGQGLTDLMTAMLRAHPVYAQVYAGTADGAFVTSPKKNPQPEGYDPRRRPWYQATRDVVDRPVLHDAYVSTTGAAVTCVTRAIVRDGRVLGVAAIDIALDNLTGRVKSIHLGRTGHMVLIQDNGVILADPRHENQNFKKVSELENRALESLFRLGSGEMDLTIDGTEWLGLVLTSEKTGWRLVGLIERDEITAPVRQTLLLLGGACLLALALLAGAVWFLANAAIIRPLMRVADFLEALAQGVYDRRLDHSRKDEIGRIYDALNRTAQELQDNIEEIRAKRREAENKARAAEQAGTAAEQARAKAEQARTEGMLLAARRLEETARHIGEASARITSKSRDIRGGTETQRDRIQSTATAMEEMNATVLEVAKNAGDAAEQGKRSKDTAQAGAAVVARAIEAMNGSQRQAEVLQSNMAQLDDRARAIGNVITVIEDIADQTNLLALNAAIEAARAGEAGRGFAVVADEVRKLAEKTMTATKEVGHSIESIQKVAAANISSMQGALDDLSKATGLARDSGEALAEIVADAEASAGQIQSIAAAAEQQALASEEINRSIEEIHTIALDTSGNAEESLAGLEDLEHQASALSGLIRGLKSEAGQGL, from the coding sequence ATGCGCTGTTCCATCAAGACCAAGCTGATCGCGGGACTGCTCACGGTGGTCCTGCTCATCATGGCCGGGCTCTTCGCGTTCGTGGGCGCGAACTTCAGCGAACAGGCCCGGGAGGCGGCCATCCGCGGCGCCCGAGGCGAGATGGTCCAGGTGGAGTCCGCCATCACCCTCTTCCTGGACGAGAGCTTGATGAACGTCGAGATCGTGGCCCGCCACCCCCTGGCCGCCCGCGCCGACGAGGTCACCACCTCCTACCTGCAGACCACCGAGCGGCGCATGGCCCAGGCCGATCCAGGGGACCTCGTGGGCCAGGGGCTGACCGACCTCATGACCGCGATGCTCCGCGCCCACCCGGTCTACGCCCAGGTCTACGCGGGCACCGCCGACGGGGCCTTCGTCACCTCGCCGAAGAAGAATCCCCAGCCCGAGGGCTACGACCCGCGCAGGCGGCCCTGGTACCAGGCCACCCGGGACGTGGTGGACCGGCCGGTGCTGCACGACGCCTACGTCTCCACCACCGGAGCCGCCGTCACCTGCGTCACTCGGGCCATCGTCCGCGACGGCCGGGTCCTGGGCGTGGCGGCCATAGACATCGCCCTCGACAACCTGACCGGCCGGGTCAAGTCCATCCACCTGGGCCGGACCGGGCACATGGTCCTCATCCAGGACAACGGCGTGATCCTGGCCGACCCGCGCCACGAAAACCAGAACTTCAAGAAGGTCTCCGAGCTGGAGAACCGCGCCCTGGAATCCCTGTTCCGGCTCGGCTCCGGCGAGATGGACCTGACCATCGACGGCACGGAGTGGCTGGGCCTGGTCCTCACCTCGGAGAAGACCGGCTGGCGGCTGGTGGGCCTCATCGAACGCGACGAGATCACGGCCCCGGTGCGCCAGACCCTGCTCCTGCTCGGCGGGGCCTGCCTCCTCGCCCTGGCCCTGCTGGCCGGAGCCGTCTGGTTCCTGGCCAATGCGGCCATCATCCGGCCGCTCATGCGCGTGGCCGACTTCCTGGAGGCCCTGGCCCAGGGGGTCTACGACCGCCGCCTGGACCACTCGCGGAAGGATGAAATCGGACGCATCTACGACGCGCTCAACCGCACGGCCCAGGAGCTCCAGGACAACATCGAGGAGATCCGGGCCAAGCGCCGCGAGGCCGAGAACAAGGCCCGCGCCGCAGAGCAGGCCGGAACCGCCGCGGAGCAGGCCAGGGCCAAGGCCGAGCAGGCCAGGACCGAAGGCATGCTCCTCGCGGCCCGGCGCCTGGAGGAGACGGCCCGGCACATCGGCGAGGCCTCCGCGCGCATCACCTCCAAATCCCGGGACATCCGGGGCGGCACCGAGACCCAGCGCGACCGCATCCAGTCCACGGCCACGGCCATGGAGGAGATGAACGCCACGGTGCTGGAGGTGGCCAAAAACGCGGGCGACGCGGCCGAGCAGGGCAAGCGTTCCAAGGACACGGCCCAGGCCGGAGCCGCCGTGGTGGCCCGGGCCATCGAGGCCATGAACGGCTCCCAGCGCCAGGCCGAGGTACTCCAGTCCAACATGGCCCAGCTGGACGACCGGGCCCGGGCCATCGGCAACGTGATCACGGTCATCGAGGACATCGCGGACCAGACCAACCTCCTGGCGCTCAACGCGGCCATCGAGGCCGCCCGGGCGGGCGAGGCCGGACGCGGTTTCGCCGTGGTGGCCGACGAGGTCCGCAAGCTGGCCGAGAAGACCATGACCGCCACCAAGGAGGTGGGGCACTCCATCGAGTCCATCCAGAAGGTGGCCGCGGCCAACATCTCCTCCATGCAGGGAGCCCTGGACGACCTGTCCAAGGCCACGGGCCTGGCCCGGGACTCCGGCGAGGCCCTCGCGGAGATCGTGGCCGACGCCGAGGCCTCGGCCGGGCAGATCCAGAGCATCGCGGCCGCGGCCGAGCAGCAGGCATTGGCCTCGGAGGAGATCAACCGCTCCATCGAGGAAATCCACACCATCGCCCTGGACACTTCGGGCAACGCGGAGGAATCCCTGGCCGGCCTGGAGGATCTGGAGCACCAGGCCTCGGCCCTTTCCGGGCTGATCCGGGGGCTGAAGAGCGAGGCCGGGCAGGGATTGTGA
- a CDS encoding sigma-54 dependent transcriptional regulator, whose product MPTFSNETPCPAFKILIVDDEPAWLRSLSLALERFAGINNVLACQDSRDVDRILKSNDIGIVLLDLTMPGCGGEQLLAMISEEHPGVHVVIISGMNQLATAVRCIKQGAIDYFVKTDPQEHIIKGVVQAIRNRELQTVNQEMRQRFLSGQIEHPEVFAEIATAAPSMLAVFQYVECVARSSQPVLITGESGVGKELIAKALHTLSGTQGPLVSVNMAGLDDTSFSDTLFGHMPGAFTGAARARSGLIEQARGGALFLDEIGDLGLQSQIKLLRLLQEGEYYPLGSDRPKRMQARVIAATHQDLARKVERGEFRKDLFYRLHIHNVHIPPLRERTGDIPLLLARFLEEAAREFGKKVPTVPKELTSYLANYPFPGNVRELRGMVFNAVSTHKAKVLSMEPFIQAMGREAGPLSAPQNAEPDRPFGGFETIPRISECVTLLIREALHRAGGNQTLAARMLGISQPALSKRLKQLNS is encoded by the coding sequence ATGCCCACCTTCAGCAACGAAACCCCCTGCCCGGCCTTCAAGATCCTCATCGTGGACGACGAGCCCGCCTGGCTCAGGAGCCTCAGCCTGGCCCTGGAGCGCTTCGCCGGGATCAACAACGTCCTGGCCTGCCAGGACAGCCGGGACGTGGACCGCATCCTCAAGTCCAACGACATCGGCATCGTCCTGCTGGATCTGACCATGCCGGGCTGCGGCGGAGAACAGCTGCTCGCCATGATCTCCGAGGAGCATCCCGGGGTCCACGTGGTCATCATCAGCGGCATGAACCAGCTGGCCACCGCCGTGCGCTGCATCAAGCAGGGCGCCATCGACTACTTCGTGAAGACCGACCCCCAGGAGCACATCATCAAGGGCGTGGTCCAGGCCATCCGCAACCGCGAACTCCAGACCGTGAACCAGGAGATGCGCCAGCGCTTCCTCTCCGGCCAGATCGAGCACCCGGAGGTCTTCGCGGAGATCGCCACGGCGGCGCCCTCCATGCTGGCGGTATTCCAATACGTGGAGTGCGTGGCGCGCAGCAGCCAGCCGGTGCTCATCACCGGCGAGAGCGGCGTGGGCAAGGAGCTCATCGCCAAGGCCCTGCACACGCTGAGCGGGACGCAGGGCCCGCTCGTGTCGGTGAACATGGCCGGACTGGACGACACGAGCTTCTCGGACACGCTCTTCGGCCACATGCCGGGGGCCTTCACCGGGGCGGCCCGGGCCCGCTCCGGCCTCATCGAGCAGGCCAGGGGAGGAGCCCTCTTCCTGGACGAGATCGGCGACCTGGGCCTACAGTCCCAGATCAAGCTCCTGCGTCTCCTGCAGGAGGGGGAGTACTACCCCCTGGGCAGCGACCGGCCCAAGCGCATGCAGGCCCGCGTCATCGCGGCCACGCACCAGGACCTGGCCCGCAAGGTCGAGCGCGGCGAGTTCCGCAAGGACCTGTTCTACCGCCTGCACATCCACAACGTGCACATTCCGCCCCTGCGCGAACGCACCGGCGACATCCCCCTGCTGCTCGCCAGATTCCTGGAGGAGGCCGCGCGGGAGTTCGGCAAGAAGGTCCCCACCGTGCCCAAGGAGCTGACCTCCTACCTGGCGAACTACCCCTTCCCGGGCAACGTGCGCGAACTGCGGGGCATGGTCTTCAACGCCGTGAGCACGCACAAGGCCAAGGTGCTCTCCATGGAGCCCTTCATCCAGGCCATGGGCCGCGAGGCCGGCCCTCTCTCGGCTCCCCAGAATGCCGAGCCGGACCGCCCCTTCGGCGGATTCGAGACCATCCCGCGCATCAGCGAATGCGTGACCCTGCTCATCCGGGAGGCCCTGCACCGGGCCGGGGGCAACCAGACCCTCGCCGCCAGGATGCTCGGCATCTCCCAACCGGCCCTGAGCAAACGCCTCAAGCAGCTCAACTCCTGA